A stretch of the Flavobacterium aquiphilum genome encodes the following:
- the argS gene encoding arginine--tRNA ligase: MSLSNILTPSIEKAIQTLFDVTIDKIEFQATRKEFEGDITMVIFPLLKVVKSNPVELGNKIGNYLVENVAEVARFNVVSGFLNIVIADQYYLNFFNGIKDVNQYGFVTPSANDKAVMVEYSSPNTNKPLHLGHVRNNLLGYSVAEILKASGKKVYKTQIINDRGIHICKSMLAWQKFGNGETPESTGLKGDKLVGNYYVAFDKAYKDEINQLISQGKTEEEAKKQAPIILEAQKMLLDWESGKPEIIELWKKMNQWVYDGFGTTYKNLGVDFDSYYYESNTYLLGKDVVQVGLDKGIFEKDPDGSVWIDLTDEGLDRKIVLRSDGTAVYMTQDIGTAIQRVKDMPDVGGMVYTVGNEQDYHFKVLFLILKKLGFDWASNLFHLSYGMVDLPSGKMKSREGTVVDADDLMNEMTGTAQKISEDLGKLDGYSADEKAKLFNTIGLGALKYYILKVDPKKRILFNPEESVDFAGNTGPFIQYTYARIQSILRKADFDLNVISSVVEMHEKEKELIKQLELFPEVIQNAANNHSPALIANYTYDLVREYNSFYQAVSILGEIDLAKKTFRVQLSKKVADVIADSFSLLGINVPERM; the protein is encoded by the coding sequence ATGTCATTATCCAATATTCTTACCCCATCTATAGAAAAAGCAATTCAGACTTTGTTTGATGTAACCATTGATAAAATTGAGTTTCAAGCCACGCGAAAAGAGTTTGAAGGCGATATCACGATGGTTATTTTTCCGTTATTGAAGGTGGTAAAAAGCAATCCTGTTGAATTAGGAAATAAAATTGGAAATTATTTGGTAGAGAATGTTGCCGAAGTAGCCCGTTTTAATGTGGTTTCGGGATTTTTGAATATTGTGATTGCCGACCAATATTATCTGAATTTCTTTAATGGAATCAAAGATGTTAATCAATATGGGTTTGTTACGCCTTCGGCAAATGATAAGGCGGTGATGGTGGAATATTCTTCGCCAAATACAAACAAGCCATTGCACTTAGGCCACGTTAGAAACAACTTATTGGGTTATTCGGTTGCCGAAATTTTAAAAGCTTCCGGTAAAAAAGTATATAAAACCCAAATCATCAACGATAGAGGAATCCATATTTGCAAGTCAATGTTGGCTTGGCAAAAATTCGGTAACGGAGAAACTCCCGAATCCACAGGTTTGAAAGGTGATAAATTGGTTGGGAATTATTATGTGGCTTTTGATAAAGCGTATAAGGATGAAATAAATCAATTAATTTCACAAGGAAAAACCGAAGAAGAAGCGAAAAAGCAAGCGCCAATCATTCTTGAAGCACAGAAAATGCTTTTGGATTGGGAAAGCGGAAAACCAGAAATTATCGAGCTTTGGAAAAAGATGAACCAATGGGTTTATGATGGTTTTGGAACAACTTATAAAAACCTTGGGGTTGATTTTGACAGTTATTATTACGAAAGCAATACTTATTTGTTGGGTAAAGATGTTGTTCAGGTAGGATTGGACAAAGGTATTTTTGAAAAAGACCCTGATGGTTCGGTTTGGATTGATTTGACTGATGAAGGATTGGATCGTAAAATTGTATTGCGTTCAGACGGAACTGCAGTCTATATGACGCAGGATATTGGAACTGCAATCCAACGTGTAAAAGATATGCCGGATGTTGGCGGAATGGTTTACACCGTAGGAAACGAGCAGGATTATCACTTTAAAGTATTGTTCTTGATTCTGAAAAAATTAGGTTTTGACTGGGCTTCAAATCTTTTCCATTTATCATACGGGATGGTAGATTTACCTTCGGGAAAAATGAAATCGAGAGAAGGAACCGTTGTAGATGCCGACGATTTAATGAATGAAATGACCGGAACAGCTCAAAAGATTTCTGAAGATTTAGGAAAATTGGACGGTTATTCTGCTGATGAAAAAGCAAAACTATTCAATACAATTGGTCTTGGAGCACTTAAATATTATATCTTGAAAGTGGATCCAAAGAAAAGAATCCTGTTTAATCCAGAAGAATCGGTTGATTTTGCTGGAAATACAGGACCTTTCATTCAATATACTTATGCCAGAATTCAATCCATTTTAAGAAAAGCCGATTTTGATCTAAATGTAATATCGAGCGTAGTCGAGATGCACGAAAAGGAAAAAGAATTGATAAAACAATTGGAATTGTTCCCTGAGGTGATTCAGAACGCGGCCAATAATCACAGCCCGGCTTTGATTGCCAATTATACTTATGACTTAGTGCGTGAGTACAATTCTTTTTACCAGGCTGTTTCCATACTTGGGGAAATTGATTTAGCTAAAAAAACATTCAGAGTACAGCTGTCCAAAAAAGTAGCAGATGTTATTGCTGATTCTTTTAGTTTACTTGGGATAAATGTTCCGGAGAGAATGTAA
- a CDS encoding Crp/Fnr family transcriptional regulator produces the protein MIYEQLGYYIKKNIKVSDEDLNTIISYFKPLKQDKNDLLLSQGQISQCTYFVSKGCLRIYFINEEGKDVTRYIAFENQLATALVSFITGLPSTEYIQVIEKSELLYICHEDFNHLINIMPQWREFYCKYLEKAYVNNTNRLMSFTTMNALERYNLLLKINPTIVKRLPNKIVASYINISQETLSRLKSKI, from the coding sequence ATGATTTACGAACAACTTGGCTATTATATAAAGAAAAATATTAAAGTTTCTGACGAAGATTTGAATACGATTATTTCTTACTTCAAACCCTTAAAACAAGACAAAAATGATCTACTACTTTCACAGGGACAAATTAGTCAGTGTACTTATTTTGTAAGCAAAGGTTGTTTAAGAATTTATTTTATTAATGAAGAGGGAAAAGATGTCACTCGGTATATTGCTTTCGAAAACCAATTAGCAACCGCTTTGGTAAGCTTTATTACCGGATTGCCTTCAACAGAATATATACAGGTAATTGAAAAATCAGAGCTTTTGTATATCTGTCACGAAGATTTTAATCATTTGATAAACATTATGCCGCAATGGCGGGAATTCTATTGCAAATATCTCGAAAAAGCATATGTAAATAACACAAACCGGCTGATGTCTTTTACAACTATGAATGCTTTAGAACGTTATAATCTACTGCTAAAAATAAATCCAACAATTGTAAAAAGACTTCCAAATAAGATTGTTGCCTCATATATTAACATTTCACAAGAAACTTTAAGTCGATTAAAATCTAAGATTTAA
- the ribB gene encoding 3,4-dihydroxy-2-butanone-4-phosphate synthase, producing MIITTSHPLEKFGITSQDRIEKALEQLQNGKGILLIDNKNRENEGDLIFSAENLTVKDMALMIRECSGIVCLCLTNDKADELNLPYMVKENTSNYQTPFTISIEAKEGVKTGVSATDRVKTIQTACAAKSSASDLARPGHIFPLRAKDNGVLERDGHTEGSIDLMKLANLRPQAVLCELMNADGSMAKLDEIINFAEQNDLVVLSIEDIIHYRKFIRDYN from the coding sequence ATGATAATTACAACATCACATCCATTGGAAAAATTCGGAATTACAAGTCAAGATCGTATTGAAAAAGCACTGGAACAATTGCAAAACGGCAAAGGAATTTTATTGATTGATAATAAAAACAGGGAAAATGAAGGTGATCTAATTTTTTCTGCCGAAAACTTAACTGTTAAGGATATGGCCTTGATGATTAGGGAATGTAGTGGTATTGTTTGTCTTTGCCTGACCAATGACAAAGCCGATGAATTGAACCTTCCTTATATGGTTAAAGAAAATACGAGCAATTACCAAACCCCTTTTACAATTTCAATCGAAGCAAAAGAAGGAGTCAAAACAGGAGTTTCGGCAACTGACCGAGTAAAAACAATCCAAACGGCATGCGCAGCAAAATCCTCTGCATCTGATTTAGCAAGGCCTGGTCATATTTTTCCACTACGAGCAAAAGACAATGGTGTTTTGGAAAGAGACGGGCATACAGAAGGTAGTATTGATTTAATGAAATTGGCAAATTTAAGACCTCAAGCGGTTTTATGTGAGTTGATGAATGCTGACGGAAGCATGGCTAAACTAGACGAAATCATTAATTTTGCTGAACAGAACGATCTCGTAGTTTTATCTATCGAAGACATTATCCACTACCGAAAATTCATCAGAGATTACAATTAA
- a CDS encoding DUF6686 family protein — protein MCNLRILNRTSDGILLFCQQRDKYQLLFNNLTYELSGIEMTSFANYLDQIDIDYWESEYKNSIYDKKIPIPTLQSNFIILLNRKELEELRFLVDCVSKDKILKPAEINYHIISN, from the coding sequence ATGTGCAATCTGAGAATTTTGAACCGGACTTCTGATGGCATTTTACTTTTTTGCCAGCAAAGAGATAAGTATCAATTGCTATTCAATAATTTGACCTATGAATTGAGTGGTATAGAAATGACCAGTTTTGCCAATTATTTGGATCAAATAGATATTGATTATTGGGAAAGTGAATATAAAAATTCCATATATGACAAGAAAATTCCAATACCGACTTTGCAGTCCAACTTTATTATTTTGCTGAACAGAAAAGAACTTGAAGAATTACGCTTTTTAGTTGATTGTGTTTCTAAAGATAAAATCCTTAAACCAGCCGAAATCAATTATCACATTATTTCAAATTGA
- the ffh gene encoding signal recognition particle protein: MFDNLSDKLDKAFHILKGHGKITEVNVAETLKEVRRALLDADVNFKIAKDFTTKVKDKAIGQDVLTTLQPGQLLVKLVKDELTELMGGDVAGINLQGNPSIILMSGLQGSGKTTFSGKLANYLQTKKNKKPLLVACDIYRPAAIQQLYVVGDSIGVEVYSEPENKNPVEIAQNAIKHAKANGFNVVIVDTAGRLAVDKEMMDEIEKVHKAIQPQETLFVVDSMTGQDAVNTAKAFNDILNFDGVILTKLDGDTRGGAAISIKSVVNKPIKFVGTGEKMDAIDVFYPNRMAERILGMGDVVSLVERAQEQYDEEEARKIQKKIAKNEFGFDDFLSQIQQVKKMGNMKDLVGMIPGASKAMKDIEIEDDAFKHIEAIIHSMTPGERSKPAIIDVKRKARIAKGSGTKIEQVNQLMKQFDQMSKMMKMMQGPGGKNLMKMMGGMKGMPGMPR, encoded by the coding sequence ATGTTCGATAATTTAAGCGATAAACTAGACAAAGCCTTTCATATATTAAAAGGACACGGGAAAATCACCGAAGTAAACGTAGCCGAAACTTTGAAAGAAGTTCGTCGTGCTTTACTTGATGCCGATGTCAATTTTAAAATTGCTAAAGATTTTACCACCAAAGTAAAAGACAAAGCGATAGGTCAAGATGTATTGACAACATTGCAGCCTGGGCAATTATTGGTAAAACTTGTCAAAGATGAGCTTACAGAATTGATGGGAGGAGATGTTGCAGGAATTAATCTTCAAGGAAATCCTTCGATTATATTAATGTCTGGTTTGCAGGGATCGGGAAAAACTACTTTTTCCGGTAAATTGGCGAATTATCTTCAAACGAAAAAAAATAAAAAACCACTTTTGGTAGCCTGTGACATTTACCGTCCGGCAGCTATCCAACAATTATATGTTGTTGGGGATTCCATAGGTGTGGAGGTTTACTCTGAACCTGAAAATAAAAATCCTGTTGAAATTGCACAAAACGCGATTAAGCATGCCAAAGCGAATGGATTCAATGTTGTAATTGTCGATACTGCTGGTCGTTTGGCTGTCGATAAGGAAATGATGGATGAAATTGAGAAAGTTCACAAAGCTATCCAGCCACAGGAAACTTTATTCGTTGTGGATTCTATGACGGGACAGGATGCAGTGAATACAGCTAAAGCATTCAACGATATCTTAAACTTTGACGGAGTTATCTTGACCAAATTAGATGGTGATACTCGTGGTGGAGCAGCGATTTCGATCAAATCGGTAGTGAATAAACCAATTAAGTTTGTGGGTACTGGTGAGAAAATGGATGCGATTGATGTTTTCTATCCAAATCGTATGGCTGAGCGTATCCTTGGTATGGGGGACGTGGTGTCGTTGGTAGAGAGAGCTCAAGAACAATATGACGAAGAAGAAGCTAGAAAAATCCAAAAGAAAATTGCTAAAAATGAATTTGGTTTTGATGATTTCCTGTCACAAATTCAGCAAGTTAAGAAAATGGGTAATATGAAGGACTTGGTAGGAATGATACCGGGTGCTTCGAAAGCAATGAAAGATATCGAAATTGAAGACGATGCTTTCAAACATATCGAAGCGATTATCCATTCGATGACACCAGGCGAAAGAAGTAAGCCTGCTATAATCGATGTAAAAAGAAAAGCCAGAATTGCTAAAGGTTCCGGGACAAAAATCGAACAGGTAAATCAATTGATGAAGCAGTTTGATCAAATGAGTAAAATGATGAAGATGATGCAAGGGCCAGGAGGAAAAAACCTGATGAAAATGATGGGTGGTATGAAAGGAATGCCTGGAATGCCTAGATAA
- a CDS encoding bifunctional 5,10-methylenetetrahydrofolate dehydrogenase/5,10-methenyltetrahydrofolate cyclohydrolase, which yields MQLLDGKKTSEDIKNEIAAKVKTMKENGEKVPHLAAVIVGTDGASLTYVGSKVRSCEQIGFESTLVSLPAEITEEELLAKIKELNEDDNLDGYIVQLPLPKHIDEQKILMAIDPDKDVDGFHPANFGKMALDMETFLPATPFGIMELLERYKVETAGKHTVVIGRSHIVGRPMSILMSRKGYPGDSTVTLTHSRTKNIEEYTKNADIIITALGVPNYLKADMVKDGVVVIDVGITRVQDASHPKGYVITGDVDFDGVSKKSSFITPVPGGVGPMTIAMLLKNTLLAREIRSRNK from the coding sequence ATGCAACTACTCGACGGAAAAAAAACATCGGAAGATATTAAGAATGAAATTGCTGCCAAAGTAAAGACAATGAAAGAAAATGGGGAAAAAGTGCCTCATTTGGCTGCAGTAATTGTAGGAACGGATGGAGCAAGTTTAACTTATGTGGGAAGCAAAGTGCGTTCATGTGAACAAATTGGTTTCGAATCTACTTTAGTAAGTTTGCCTGCTGAAATTACCGAAGAGGAATTGCTTGCTAAGATTAAAGAATTGAACGAAGATGATAATTTGGATGGTTATATTGTTCAATTACCTTTGCCAAAACACATCGACGAGCAAAAAATATTGATGGCTATTGATCCTGATAAAGATGTAGATGGTTTTCATCCAGCTAATTTTGGAAAAATGGCTTTGGATATGGAAACATTCTTGCCAGCGACTCCATTCGGGATTATGGAATTGTTAGAGCGCTACAAAGTGGAAACTGCAGGTAAACACACTGTAGTTATTGGGCGTAGTCATATTGTGGGAAGACCTATGAGTATTTTGATGAGCCGTAAAGGATATCCTGGTGATTCAACGGTAACGCTTACACATAGCAGAACCAAAAATATTGAAGAGTACACTAAAAATGCCGACATCATCATCACTGCTCTTGGTGTTCCAAATTACCTAAAAGCTGATATGGTGAAAGATGGAGTAGTTGTAATTGACGTGGGAATCACAAGAGTTCAAGATGCTTCACATCCAAAAGGATATGTAATTACAGGTGATGTTGATTTTGACGGCGTAAGCAAAAAATCGTCTTTCATCACTCCGGTCCCAGGAGGAGTAGGGCCAATGACTATTGCAATGTTGTTGAAAAACACACTTTTGGCAAGAGAAATCAGAAGCAGAAATAAATAA
- a CDS encoding magnesium transporter CorA family protein translates to MKAFYKNNNGLIESKEWTPNCWINIECPTEDEKKYLLEELQIPEEFYNDIEDIDERPRIEVENGWTLIIIRIPVSSDNVKLPFNTIPVGVIFKEEICVTISFHKTEMLTDFVIYTQRKNKDIKDNFDLVLKLLLSSSVWYLKYLKQVNQKIKLAEDNLEESIKNEELQALLQIEKCLVFFMTSLKGNDILLHRIKNVKSQRDSYDPELLEDVEIELRQAQETTNIYSDILTGMMDAYASVISNNLNAIMKQMTSISIILMIPTVIASLYGMNVPNNLENNNYGMPIIILVSVLLSMFGVFLFKRRRWF, encoded by the coding sequence ATGAAGGCTTTTTACAAAAACAATAACGGATTAATCGAGTCTAAAGAGTGGACTCCAAACTGCTGGATAAATATTGAATGTCCAACAGAAGACGAAAAAAAATACCTCTTAGAAGAATTACAAATCCCTGAAGAATTCTACAATGATATTGAAGATATTGATGAAAGACCCCGTATAGAAGTAGAGAATGGCTGGACTTTGATTATTATTAGGATTCCAGTAAGTTCAGATAATGTAAAACTGCCTTTTAACACAATTCCTGTTGGTGTTATTTTTAAGGAAGAAATTTGTGTTACCATTAGTTTTCATAAAACGGAAATGTTGACGGATTTTGTAATTTACACTCAGCGAAAAAATAAAGACATCAAAGATAATTTTGATTTGGTTTTAAAATTGCTCTTATCATCAAGCGTTTGGTATTTGAAATACTTGAAACAGGTTAATCAAAAGATAAAATTGGCCGAAGATAATTTGGAAGAATCCATCAAAAATGAAGAATTACAAGCCTTGTTGCAAATAGAAAAATGTTTGGTTTTTTTTATGACTTCCTTGAAAGGCAATGATATATTACTCCATCGAATCAAGAATGTCAAATCCCAAAGAGATTCTTATGATCCTGAATTGTTGGAAGATGTAGAGATTGAGTTGCGTCAAGCGCAAGAAACAACTAATATTTATAGCGACATTTTAACAGGAATGATGGATGCTTATGCCTCGGTTATTTCTAATAATTTGAATGCGATTATGAAACAAATGACTTCTATTTCCATTATTTTGATGATTCCTACAGTAATTGCCAGTTTGTATGGGATGAATGTGCCAAATAACTTAGAAAACAATAATTACGGTATGCCAATTATTATACTTGTTTCAGTTTTGCTTTCTATGTTTGGTGTTTTTTTATTTAAAAGAAGAAGATGGTTTTGA
- the rluF gene encoding 23S rRNA pseudouridine(2604) synthase RluF, with amino-acid sequence MEENLKRLNKFIAETGYCSRREADKFIEEGRVTINGAVPELGTKVAPDDEVRIDGKLIREKTEKPIYLAFYKPVGIECTTNLEVRNNIVDYINYPKRIFPIGRLDKASEGLIFMTNDGDIVNKILRARNNHEKEYTVTVNKPITDRFIERMGNGVPILDTVTRKCKVEQISKYIFKIILTQGLNRQIRRMCEYLGYEVTALKRIRIINISLDVPVGRYRDLTDAEIKELNQLIEPSSKTEEASLPKPEPQKRRTEFIKKDDPRFKKRRDY; translated from the coding sequence ATGGAAGAAAATCTAAAACGCCTCAATAAATTCATAGCCGAAACGGGTTATTGTTCCCGCCGTGAAGCCGACAAATTCATAGAAGAAGGCCGAGTAACCATCAACGGTGCAGTCCCGGAACTGGGAACAAAAGTAGCACCGGATGACGAAGTGCGTATTGACGGAAAACTAATTCGTGAGAAAACCGAAAAACCTATATATCTTGCTTTCTACAAACCTGTAGGAATAGAATGCACCACCAATCTGGAAGTCCGCAATAATATTGTGGATTACATCAATTATCCCAAACGTATTTTCCCTATCGGCCGTTTGGACAAAGCCAGTGAAGGATTAATTTTCATGACCAATGATGGCGATATCGTTAACAAAATATTGCGTGCCAGAAACAATCACGAAAAAGAATACACCGTAACGGTGAACAAACCCATAACCGACCGTTTCATTGAGCGAATGGGCAATGGCGTACCAATTCTAGACACTGTAACCCGAAAATGTAAAGTAGAGCAAATTAGTAAATACATCTTTAAAATCATTCTGACACAAGGTTTAAACCGCCAAATCCGTAGAATGTGCGAGTATTTAGGCTATGAAGTTACCGCTCTGAAACGCATCCGAATTATCAATATTTCACTGGACGTTCCTGTAGGGCGCTATCGTGATTTAACGGATGCCGAAATTAAAGAACTTAACCAATTAATCGAGCCTTCCAGCAAAACCGAGGAAGCAAGTTTGCCAAAACCAGAACCTCAAAAAAGAAGAACTGAATTCATCAAAAAGGATGATCCCCGATTTAAGAAGAGAAGAGATTATTAA
- a CDS encoding alpha/beta fold hydrolase: MDFKKSIRFLTVKIVGQYINLLHLVHPKKALQLSYALFTNPRTGKISHNKLPEILKDTIKETFHHNEHHFQTYTWTGNDTKILLVHGWESNSARWEKTLPYLQKSGSTIIAIDAPAHGQSSGEEFNVPRYAEFINKAVKKYNPSIIIGHSIGGSACIYHQYLHPETSIEKMVILGAPSDLKTLLDNYIQMLSLNRKMFHLLEKRYLENFNFKLEDFSGGTFAKHIKIDGIIAHDKSDTVVAFQEGQKIANGWKKSHFITTNDLGHSMHDDKLYQEIYQFLFEAKE, encoded by the coding sequence TTGGATTTTAAAAAAAGCATTCGGTTCCTGACAGTTAAAATTGTTGGGCAGTACATCAACCTACTCCATTTAGTGCATCCAAAAAAAGCACTCCAATTATCGTATGCCCTTTTTACAAATCCAAGAACAGGTAAAATTTCACACAACAAACTTCCCGAAATCCTTAAGGACACCATAAAAGAAACGTTCCATCACAACGAACACCATTTCCAAACCTACACATGGACAGGAAATGACACCAAAATTCTTTTGGTTCACGGTTGGGAAAGCAATTCGGCACGATGGGAGAAAACCCTTCCCTACCTTCAAAAATCCGGAAGTACCATCATCGCCATAGATGCCCCGGCTCACGGACAAAGCAGTGGCGAAGAATTCAATGTACCACGCTACGCCGAATTCATCAACAAAGCGGTAAAAAAATACAATCCAAGCATTATCATCGGCCATTCCATTGGTGGTTCAGCCTGTATTTATCACCAATACTTACACCCGGAAACTAGCATTGAAAAAATGGTAATCCTCGGTGCTCCCTCCGATTTGAAAACGCTTCTCGACAATTACATCCAAATGCTGAGCCTCAACCGTAAAATGTTTCATCTTTTGGAAAAGCGTTATTTAGAAAATTTCAATTTCAAGCTCGAAGATTTCTCAGGCGGTACATTTGCCAAACACATTAAAATCGACGGAATAATCGCCCACGATAAAAGCGACACAGTAGTCGCCTTCCAGGAAGGCCAAAAAATCGCAAACGGCTGGAAAAAAAGTCACTTTATCACCACCAACGATTTAGGCCACTCAATGCACGACGACAAACTATATCAGGAAATCTATCAATTTTTATTTGAAGCAAAAGAATAG
- a CDS encoding zinc ribbon domain-containing protein, giving the protein MANTKELSVEDKLRAIYDLQLIDSRIDEIRNVRGELPLEVEDLEDEVAGLSTRSEKLKGELEVIENLIKEKKNAIDEHKEAVKKYTKQQESVRNNREFNSLTKEVEFQELEIQLAEKQIREMKASIEHKKELIATSKEKLEAKSAHLKHKKSELDAIMAETQKEETFLTEKSAEFEALIEDRLLAAYKRIRSSVRNGLAVVSIERGASAGSFFTIPPQTQVEIASRKKILIDEHSGRILVDTVLAQEEREKMEHLFSTF; this is encoded by the coding sequence ATGGCGAATACGAAAGAATTAAGTGTTGAGGACAAGTTAAGAGCAATTTACGATTTACAGTTAATTGACTCTAGAATTGACGAAATCAGAAACGTTAGAGGAGAACTTCCTTTAGAGGTTGAAGATCTTGAAGATGAAGTTGCAGGTTTAAGCACTCGTTCAGAGAAATTGAAAGGGGAACTCGAAGTAATCGAAAACCTAATCAAAGAAAAAAAGAATGCAATTGACGAACATAAAGAAGCTGTCAAAAAATACACTAAACAACAAGAAAGCGTTCGTAATAACCGCGAATTCAACTCTTTAACAAAAGAAGTAGAGTTTCAGGAATTGGAAATTCAGTTAGCCGAAAAGCAAATCCGTGAGATGAAAGCTTCTATAGAGCACAAAAAAGAATTAATTGCTACTTCTAAAGAAAAATTGGAAGCTAAATCAGCTCACTTAAAACATAAAAAGTCAGAATTGGATGCTATCATGGCCGAAACTCAAAAAGAAGAGACTTTCTTAACTGAGAAATCAGCAGAATTTGAAGCATTAATCGAAGATCGTCTTTTGGCTGCTTACAAAAGAATTAGAAGCAGTGTACGCAACGGACTTGCAGTTGTTTCCATCGAAAGAGGTGCATCAGCTGGGTCATTCTTCACGATTCCACCACAAACACAAGTGGAAATCGCATCGAGAAAGAAAATCCTAATCGATGAACACTCTGGAAGAATTTTAGTCGACACCGTTCTGGCTCAAGAAGAAAGAGAGAAAATGGAACATTTGTTTTCAACATTCTAA
- a CDS encoding Nif3-like dinuclear metal center hexameric protein yields the protein MSTIKEILSVLEEMAPLAYAEDFDNVGLIIGDENAKATGILVCHDALENVIDEAITKKCNLVVCFHPILFNGIKKITGQNYVERALLKAIKNDIAIYAVHTALDNHPEGVNKLFCDALGLIKTQILIPKQNNIRKLVTYTIRDNSEKVRNALFEAGAGSIGNYDKCSFNSEGTFTYQGNEKSEPTIGERGVMSRGTEVKIEVVYAKHLEAKIIKALRENHIYEEVATEIYNMKNTFNHIGLGMIGELEEAMDEKEFLAFTKDKMQASGIRHSAYTGKKIKKVAVLGGSGSFAIKNAIQAGADAYLTSDLKYHQYYEAENKLLLADIGHFESERYTKEYIVDYLRKKIPNFAIILSEENTNPVKYL from the coding sequence ATGAGTACAATAAAAGAAATCCTTTCTGTTCTTGAAGAAATGGCTCCATTGGCATATGCCGAAGATTTTGACAACGTAGGTTTAATAATAGGGGATGAAAATGCAAAAGCGACCGGAATTTTGGTTTGCCACGATGCCTTAGAAAACGTAATTGATGAAGCCATTACCAAAAAATGCAATTTGGTTGTTTGTTTCCACCCAATTCTATTCAATGGAATTAAAAAAATAACAGGGCAAAATTATGTAGAACGTGCCCTTCTCAAAGCAATTAAAAATGACATTGCCATTTATGCTGTGCACACCGCACTTGACAACCATCCGGAAGGCGTAAACAAATTATTTTGTGATGCTTTAGGACTCATAAAAACTCAGATTTTAATCCCAAAACAAAACAATATTCGAAAACTGGTTACCTATACCATCAGAGACAATTCCGAAAAAGTTCGAAATGCCTTATTCGAAGCCGGAGCAGGAAGCATAGGAAATTATGACAAATGCAGTTTTAATTCCGAGGGAACTTTCACCTACCAAGGTAACGAGAAAAGCGAACCGACAATTGGCGAAAGAGGAGTAATGTCTAGAGGAACCGAAGTTAAAATTGAAGTGGTTTACGCCAAACATTTGGAAGCAAAAATCATAAAAGCACTAAGAGAAAATCATATTTATGAAGAAGTTGCTACCGAAATCTACAATATGAAGAATACTTTTAACCATATTGGTTTGGGAATGATTGGTGAGCTTGAAGAAGCCATGGATGAGAAAGAATTCCTTGCTTTTACTAAAGATAAAATGCAGGCTAGCGGTATTCGTCACTCTGCCTATACAGGAAAAAAAATAAAAAAAGTAGCAGTTTTGGGCGGTTCAGGAAGTTTTGCCATTAAAAATGCAATTCAGGCCGGAGCCGACGCTTATTTGACCTCCGATTTGAAATACCATCAATATTACGAAGCCGAAAACAAGCTTTTATTGGCTGATATCGGACATTTTGAAAGTGAGCGCTATACAAAAGAGTATATTGTTGATTATCTTAGAAAAAAAATTCCTAATTTTGCAATCATTTTATCGGAAGAAAATACAAATCCAGTTAAGTACTTATAG